Proteins found in one Campylobacter lari genomic segment:
- a CDS encoding aminotransferase class I/II-fold pyridoxal phosphate-dependent enzyme produces the protein MQIAQILDELKQQDNFRILRSLKHEGKYVIYNGQKLLNLASNDYLNLSNEKALKQDFLTHLKEFEFSSSSSRSLSGNYAIFDEFESFLEAKLGKKILHFNNGYALNVSCLQALASIKNTLFLADKQVHASIIDGLRLGGAKFIRFKHNDIKHLQSLVQKHYKEFENIIIISEALFSMDGDFAPIKEFINLKKEFKNIKIYIDEAHSIGCFSDDGLGYVKFLGLEKEVDFLVFTFGKAIASMGACMISDEKDFFINKARAFIYSTAIAPINVVWTLHVFKHLHEFSAQRKKLLELSTWFKNALASKGAVLGEAYVISFILGQNALASEISQKLLENGIFAPAIKEPTVAKNTARIRFSLHAGLVKKDLEKVLEVL, from the coding sequence ATGCAAATTGCACAAATTTTAGATGAGTTAAAACAACAAGATAATTTTAGAATTCTACGCTCATTAAAACATGAGGGAAAATATGTCATTTACAATGGGCAAAAATTGCTAAATTTAGCGAGTAATGATTATCTAAATTTAAGCAATGAAAAAGCATTAAAGCAAGATTTTTTAACACATTTAAAAGAATTTGAATTTTCTAGTTCAAGTTCAAGAAGCTTGAGTGGAAATTATGCGATTTTTGATGAATTTGAAAGCTTTTTAGAAGCTAAATTAGGCAAAAAAATCTTACATTTTAACAATGGCTATGCCTTAAATGTAAGCTGTTTGCAAGCTTTAGCAAGTATTAAAAATACTTTATTTTTAGCAGATAAACAAGTGCATGCAAGTATCATCGATGGTTTACGGCTTGGCGGGGCTAAATTTATAAGATTTAAGCACAATGATATAAAACATTTGCAAAGTTTAGTGCAAAAGCATTATAAAGAATTTGAAAATATCATCATCATAAGTGAAGCTTTGTTTAGTATGGATGGGGATTTTGCGCCTATAAAAGAATTCATAAATTTAAAAAAAGAGTTTAAAAATATCAAAATTTACATCGATGAAGCTCATAGCATAGGGTGTTTTAGTGATGATGGTTTGGGTTATGTGAAATTTTTGGGCTTAGAAAAGGAAGTGGATTTTTTAGTTTTTACCTTTGGTAAGGCCATAGCTTCTATGGGAGCTTGCATGATAAGTGATGAAAAAGATTTTTTTATCAACAAAGCAAGGGCCTTTATATACTCAACTGCTATTGCACCTATTAATGTAGTTTGGACTTTGCATGTTTTTAAGCATTTGCATGAATTTAGCGCTCAAAGAAAAAAGCTTTTAGAATTAAGCACTTGGTTTAAAAATGCTTTGGCAAGTAAAGGTGCGGTTTTAGGCGAGGCTTATGTGATATCTTTTATTTTAGGGCAAAATGCGCTAGCTAGTGAAATTTCTCAAAAGCTTTTAGAAAATGGTATTTTTGCACCTGCTATTAAAGAGCCAACCGTAGCTAAAAATACAGCTAGAATTCGCTTTTCTTTGCATGCTGGGCTAGTGAAAAAAGATTTAGAAAAGGTTTTGGAGGTACTTTGA
- a CDS encoding TPR repeat protein, Sel1 subfamily, with protein sequence MKKVLIILTILFSNFAYSQEDILEKGIKAYESGDYINAMKYYKQACDLNNGFGCYNLGFMYDEMLLKKDNFKAVEFYKKACDLNVGKGCVNLGFMYKNGESIRKDNFKAVELYQKSCNLNEGSGCSNLGFMYQNGQGVKKDNFKAVELYQKACDLNFGLGCTNLGAMYVGGKGVRIDNFKAVKLYQKACDLNDGLGCIRLGFMYGFGNGVKKDISKALEYFGKACDLKNEDGCMLYANFKEQF encoded by the coding sequence ATGAAAAAAGTTTTGATTATCTTAACGATTTTATTTTCAAATTTTGCATACTCACAAGAGGATATACTCGAAAAAGGAATTAAAGCCTATGAGAGTGGTGATTATATAAATGCTATGAAGTATTACAAGCAAGCCTGTGATTTAAATAATGGTTTTGGTTGTTATAATCTTGGTTTTATGTATGATGAAATGCTTTTAAAAAAAGACAATTTTAAAGCAGTGGAGTTTTATAAAAAAGCCTGTGATTTAAATGTTGGCAAGGGGTGTGTTAATCTTGGTTTTATGTATAAAAATGGAGAAAGTATTAGAAAAGATAATTTCAAAGCGGTAGAATTGTATCAAAAATCATGTAATTTAAATGAAGGCTCGGGTTGTTCTAATCTTGGTTTTATGTATCAAAATGGACAAGGTGTAAAAAAGGATAATTTTAAGGCAGTAGAATTGTATCAAAAGGCATGTGACTTAAATTTCGGCTTAGGCTGTACCAATCTTGGCGCTATGTATGTAGGTGGAAAAGGTGTAAGAATAGATAATTTTAAAGCAGTCAAATTATATCAAAAAGCTTGCGATTTAAATGATGGATTAGGCTGTATTCGCCTTGGATTTATGTATGGGTTTGGAAATGGTGTTAAAAAAGATATTTCCAAAGCTTTAGAGTATTTTGGCAAAGCTTGTGACTTAAAAAATGAAGATGGGTGTATGCTTTATGCAAATTTTAAAGAACAATTTTAG
- a CDS encoding adenosylmethionine--8-amino-7-oxononanoate transaminase — MNLKELDLKYIWHPCTQMSDHEFLPLIPIKKAKGVYLYDFDEKSYIDCISSWWVNIFGHCNEYINEKIKDQLQNLEHVLLAGFSHEPIIKLSQRLCELLPFDKCFFADNGSSAIEVALKMSFQYHLNNGSKKDKFLSLSNSYHGETLGALSVGDVALYKKTYEPLLLKSITTPVPTSKDYTKELEILESILKNHHHEICAFILEPLLQCAGNMHMYELGYLNEAVKLAKSYDVQVIFDEIATGFGRTGEMFALDYCSQSIDYICLSKAITGGYLPLSVVLTKDEIYEKFYDSYESQKAFLHSHSYTGNALACAAANATLDIFEKENIITKNKIKSAFIKTQWESLKEFDFLGNFRNLGMVSAFDIQKSKYQRAGLEVFQRALEKGLLLRPLGNTIYFMPPYVINEDEITYVVQSLREIFKDF; from the coding sequence ATGAATTTAAAAGAACTAGACTTAAAATACATTTGGCACCCTTGCACGCAAATGAGCGATCATGAGTTTTTACCTTTAATACCTATAAAAAAAGCTAAGGGAGTATATTTGTATGATTTTGATGAAAAATCCTACATAGACTGCATTAGCTCTTGGTGGGTAAATATCTTTGGCCATTGTAATGAATATATCAATGAAAAAATCAAAGATCAACTTCAAAATTTAGAACATGTCTTGCTTGCAGGCTTTTCACATGAGCCTATCATAAAGCTTTCACAAAGACTTTGTGAGCTTTTGCCTTTTGATAAATGCTTTTTTGCAGACAATGGTAGTTCGGCCATAGAAGTGGCTTTAAAAATGAGTTTTCAATACCACTTAAACAATGGCTCTAAAAAGGATAAATTCTTATCGCTTAGCAATTCTTACCATGGAGAAACCTTAGGTGCATTAAGCGTTGGCGATGTAGCACTTTATAAAAAAACCTATGAGCCTTTACTTTTAAAAAGTATCACAACACCTGTGCCAACAAGCAAAGACTATACAAAAGAACTTGAAATTTTAGAAAGCATTTTAAAAAATCATCATCATGAAATTTGTGCTTTTATACTTGAGCCTTTACTTCAATGTGCGGGCAATATGCACATGTATGAGCTTGGGTATTTAAATGAAGCGGTTAAACTCGCTAAAAGTTATGACGTGCAAGTGATATTTGATGAAATAGCCACAGGTTTTGGACGCACAGGGGAAATGTTTGCACTTGATTATTGCTCACAAAGCATTGATTATATATGTCTTTCTAAAGCTATCACAGGTGGGTATTTACCACTTTCAGTGGTGCTTACTAAAGATGAAATTTATGAGAAATTTTATGATAGTTATGAGAGCCAAAAGGCCTTTTTGCACTCTCACTCCTACACGGGTAATGCCCTAGCTTGCGCAGCGGCTAATGCGACTTTGGATATTTTTGAAAAAGAAAATATCATCACAAAAAATAAAATCAAAAGTGCTTTTATAAAAACACAATGGGAAAGTTTAAAAGAATTTGACTTTTTAGGAAATTTTAGAAATTTAGGTATGGTAAGCGCATTTGATATACAAAAAAGCAAATACCAAAGAGCAGGACTTGAAGTCTTTCAAAGAGCCTTAGAAAAAGGCTTACTTTTAAGACCACTTGGAAATACAATTTACTTCATGCCACCATATGTTATAAATGAAGATGAGATTACTTATGTAGTGCAGTCTTTAAGAGAAATTTTCAAGGATTTTTAA
- the bioD gene encoding dethiobiotin synthase: MKIYISGIDTDVGKTYLSARLCKELGFDYFKLIQAGTPKDSEVVAEFSPKTKIFKEGVFLKTPASPHKGRILENLSYKAFDIQIPQSDKLIIELAGGLFSPLDDEKTMIDYMSAFKYPTILVAKDYLGSINHTLLSIEALKQRDIKILALILKTQDNFSKDFISKYAKIPIIEFDDKVCEKLLKILENFS, translated from the coding sequence ATGAAAATATACATTAGTGGTATAGACACAGATGTTGGTAAAACTTATCTAAGTGCTAGACTTTGTAAGGAATTGGGTTTTGATTATTTTAAGCTTATCCAAGCAGGCACGCCAAAAGATAGTGAGGTAGTAGCTGAGTTTAGTCCAAAAACTAAGATTTTCAAAGAAGGCGTGTTTTTAAAAACCCCTGCTTCCCCGCATAAAGGCAGGATTTTAGAAAATTTAAGCTATAAAGCTTTTGATATACAAATTCCACAAAGTGACAAACTCATCATCGAACTAGCTGGTGGGCTTTTTTCGCCACTTGATGATGAAAAAACAATGATTGATTATATGAGTGCGTTTAAGTACCCTACGATTTTAGTGGCAAAAGACTATCTAGGAAGTATCAATCACACGCTTTTAAGTATAGAAGCACTAAAACAAAGAGATATTAAAATCCTTGCTTTAATCTTAAAAACCCAAGATAATTTTAGCAAGGATTTTATAAGCAAATACGCTAAAATTCCTATCATAGAATTTGATGATAAAGTGTGTGAAAAGCTTTTAAAAATCCTTGAAAATTTCTCTTAA
- a CDS encoding DMT family transporter yields the protein MEWFFLFLATAFEIFGVIIMKQLVSTKNKLYLLALIVCFGFSFGFLSLSMQSIAMSVAYSIWTGAGTAGGVIIGVLFYKESKSFLKLFLIALIIACTVGLKILS from the coding sequence ATGGAATGGTTTTTTTTATTTTTAGCGACTGCTTTTGAAATTTTTGGTGTGATTATCATGAAACAACTTGTAAGCACTAAAAATAAGCTTTATCTTTTAGCTTTAATAGTGTGTTTTGGTTTTTCGTTTGGGTTTTTAAGTCTTAGTATGCAAAGCATTGCTATGAGCGTGGCTTATTCTATATGGACAGGAGCTGGAACCGCAGGTGGGGTTATCATCGGAGTGCTTTTTTATAAAGAAAGTAAAAGCTTTTTAAAGCTTTTTTTAATTGCCCTTATTATTGCTTGCACTGTGGGTTTAAAAATACTTTCATAG
- a CDS encoding DMT family transporter has protein sequence MIERTKISSNFGWFMVILGGLVECFWVSGLKYSTEIWHYALTAIGVSISFTCFLKACERLEVSIAYSVFVGIGTVGVVLNEMFIFNEPTSIAKLALIAILLLSIIGLKIISKEAK, from the coding sequence ATGATAGAAAGAACAAAAATAAGCTCTAATTTTGGTTGGTTTATGGTTATTTTAGGTGGTTTGGTTGAGTGTTTTTGGGTGAGCGGTTTAAAATACTCAACTGAAATTTGGCATTATGCTTTAACAGCTATTGGTGTAAGCATATCTTTTACATGTTTTTTAAAAGCTTGCGAAAGACTTGAAGTAAGCATTGCTTATAGTGTTTTTGTAGGTATTGGTACGGTTGGAGTGGTGCTTAATGAGATGTTTATCTTTAATGAACCAACTTCCATTGCTAAGCTTGCTTTAATAGCCATTTTGCTTTTAAGTATCATAGGCCTTAAAATCATTAGCAAGGAAGCTAAATAA